DNA sequence from the Cystobacter ferrugineus genome:
GCTCGGAGACAATGCCCGGCCCCTGGTGGACGAGCACGACAGACAGGCCGGCACCGTGCGCTTCCACCCGGCCTGGGTGGAGTTCTGCAAGGACTGGGTGCGTGCACCGGACCATGTGGAACACCGATTCCGGGGGAAGTGGAACACTGATTCCGGAGCAAGTGGAACGCCCATTCCGGCCATGTGGAACACCGATTCCGGGCAAGTGGAACGCACCCTGGAAGTAGGTGGCGGGATTGGCAACCCAGTGGAGCGTTGACGGTGCTGGACGAGCCGCCGCCTCTGACCTCCCCCAAGGAGGTGTTGATGGCGGCAGAGAGGCTGTCCATGCGCAAGCTGAGAGAGCTGTTGAGGCAGAGGTTGGAGCTGAAGCTGTCGGTGCGGGAGATAGCCCGAAGCCTGGGAATTGGCGTGGGCACGGTCAACCGCTACCTGTACCGGGCCAAGGCGGCGAAGCTGACGAGCTGGCCGCTGCCGCCGGAGCTGGACGACGACGCGGCGCTCACGGCGCTACTGTTCGCGGACGAGGGCAAGGTAGTGGCGAGTCGGCCCGAGCCGGACTGGGCGCACGTGCACGTGGAGCTCAGGAGGAAGGGCGKCACCAAGCTGCTGCTGTGGCAGGAGTACCGGGAGGGCAACCCGGAGGGCTACCAGTACAGCCAGTTCTGCGAGCGCTACGCGCGATGGGCCAGGTGCGTGAGCGTCACCATGCGCCA
Encoded proteins:
- a CDS encoding transposase, whose product is MRAFLNQRGDDWREGVAAAFVHFGGVPLEVLGDNARPLVDEHDRQAGTVRFHPAWVEFCKDWVRAPDHVEHRFRGKWNTDSGASGTPIPAMWNTDSGQVERTLEVGGGIGNPVER